One genomic segment of Coffea arabica cultivar ET-39 chromosome 6e, Coffea Arabica ET-39 HiFi, whole genome shotgun sequence includes these proteins:
- the LOC113694007 gene encoding photosystem I chlorophyll a/b-binding protein 6, chloroplastic, whose product MALSIASTALSSIPTSEMNTKSLPGRVTRACLLGRSRLNATKGVSSVCEPLLPDRPLWFPGSSPPEWLDGSLPGDFGFDPLGLGSDPELLKWFAQAELMHSRWAMLAVAGILIPEWLESLGFIENFSWYDAGAREYFADPTTLFVVQLVLMGWAEGRRWADMMNPGCVDIEPTLPHKKKPKPDVGYPGGLWFDPFMWGRGSPEPVMVLRTKEIKNGRLAMLAFVGFCFQAVYTGEGPVENLMAHIADPGHHNIFSAFTSH is encoded by the exons ATGGCTCTGTCCATTGCTTCAACTGCACTTTCAAGCATTCCAACCAG CGAAATGAATACAAAATCGTTGCCAGGAAGAGTCACAAGAGCATGCTTGTTAGGAAGAAGTCGTTTGAATGCTACAAAAGGGGTGTCCAGTGTCTGTGAACCACTTCTCCCGGATAGGCCTTTGTGGTTCCCAGGGAGTTCACCTCCAGAATGGCTTGATGGCAG CCTCCCTGGAGATTTTGGTTTTGACCCTTTAGGACTAG GGTCTGATCCAGAGCTGCTTAAATGGTTTGCTCAAGCGGAACTAATGCATAGCAGATGGGCAATGCTTGCTGTAGCTGGAATACTGATTCCAGAATGGCTTGAAAGTCTAGGCTTCATCGAGAACTTCTCTTGGTATGATGCTGGTGCACGCGAATATTTTGCAGATCCCACAACCTTATTTGTGGTGCAGCTTGTGCTGATGGGATGGGCTGAGGGTCGACGATGGGCTGATATGATGAATCCAGGGTGTGTTGACATTGAACCTACATTACCTCATAAGAAGAAGCCGAAGCCTGATGTTGGTTACCCTGGTGGTCTGTGGTTTGATCCGTTCATGTGGGGAAGGGGATCACCCGAACCGGTTATGGTCTTAAGGACAAAGGAAATCAAGAATGGGAGACTTGCAATGTTAGCTTTTGTTGGCTTTTGTTTCCAGGCCGTTTACACTGGAGAAGGTCCCGTTGAGAACTTGATGGCTCACATAGCAGATCCAGGCCACCACAACATTTTTTCG